The genomic window CCGTTCATTTGGTTATGCTCATATAAGTCTTTGGCTCGTTGCAGCAACTTAGTCAAGACAACTTCCATACCTCGTGATACTGGATGGAAATAAACTTGTTGATACATTTGAAAACGTGAGAGAACGTAATCTTCAACGGCATGCATTCCGTTTGCATCAAAGGCGATGCCTTCATGATAAGGACGCATGACACGTAAGATTCTGGTTAGATCAAACATCCCATATTTTGTACCAGTAAAGTAGGCGTCACGTAACAAATAATCCATTCGATCAGCATCGATTTGACTGGAGATCATTTGCACGACTTGTTTGTTGGGATAAGTCTTGGCAATAACGCTAGCAACTTTTTCAGGGAAGTCGCTGGATACTTGTCTTAATACTTGATTGATCTCAGTTTCGGGAGAAGTGATGATTTCTTGAGTCCATTGTTCATGATCGGTATCAAAGATGTGCTCGAAGGCATGAGAATAAGGACCGTGTCCGACATCGTGCAATAAAGCTGCGCACAAGGCAACGATTCGTTCGTTGTCATCCCAGAGTCCATCATCAGGATTCTTAGTTGGATAGTTGCGTTGAAAGTTGTCGCAGATCAAACGTGTGATTTCGTATACTCCCATACAGTGAGTGAATCGAGAATGCTCGGCACCTTGGAAAGTGAATGATGAAGTTCCAAGTTGTTTAACTCGACGTAGTCGTTGAAATTCTTTAGTATTGATCAAATCCAAGATAACTTTGTGTTGGACATGGATGTAGTTGTGGATAGGGTCTCGAAAAACTTTTTCACGAGGTAATTTTTCAACATTAAATGTCATTTTTTTCTCCCAATTGTTTATTCTTGTAGATCAAATCTTCCATTGTTTTGTCATAAGCTTCGCGATATGGCTGAGATGTTTGAACAATGTTAAAACTAGTTTTATCAATGCTATAATCATCAGTGATTAATGCGTTTAATATTTTTTCTTTTGCAAGCGAGATAGTTAGCTCTTGATGTGTTAGAATATCTAAGTTTTCCATACAATGGATATCGATATTCGGATAAGAGATCTTTTCATGAACCGGGTAATTACTGATCTCGTAGAAGTCTTTCATCAATTGTGAACGTTGCTTTTGATCGCCCGTGATGCTGATGTAAGCCATAACCGCCACTGCATCGCCAGAACGTCTTTGAGATATTCCGGCTAGTTTCTTGCCGTCGATGCTAAGATCAAAGGTCCCTGGACAATAGGAACGAACTACTTCGCCAGTCTCAATTTTATCTGAAAAAGCTGCCATCATGATTTGATGCATTTTTTCATAAGCTTGGTCGATCGATAGTTCATCCTTGTTAGGCAAAAATAATGTGAAGTTCAAAATTTCTGGATCGGTCACAACGCCTAAACCGCCAGAATTTCGAAGATAATAGATGTATTCTTTTTCTTCGAGC from Companilactobacillus sp. includes these protein-coding regions:
- a CDS encoding HD domain-containing protein — encoded protein: MTFNVEKLPREKVFRDPIHNYIHVQHKVILDLINTKEFQRLRRVKQLGTSSFTFQGAEHSRFTHCMGVYEITRLICDNFQRNYPTKNPDDGLWDDNERIVALCAALLHDVGHGPYSHAFEHIFDTDHEQWTQEIITSPETEINQVLRQVSSDFPEKVASVIAKTYPNKQVVQMISSQIDADRMDYLLRDAYFTGTKYGMFDLTRILRVMRPYHEGIAFDANGMHAVEDYVLSRFQMYQQVYFHPVSRGMEVVLTKLLQRAKDLYEHNQMNGFEMPSLLVPFFENRVTITDYLHLDDGILNTYFTLWLDYPDEILKDLAYRFLTRKPFKSAQYTEGTQDLLPKLANIVEAAGFDKKYYTSTNTSYDLPYDVYNPRKHKSRTQIEIMQNDGSLIELSTVSRLVNALTGKILGDERFYFPKAMLEQHSDDIFSEEYTKFQKHIYNDMII
- a CDS encoding lipoate--protein ligase family protein: MNKQILLYDQNLSKAEQMLEPFADTGAILQFVSEEKTPVAHFWTTTPTVILGLQDQRLKNLSGGLKMLEEKEYIYYLRNSGGLGVVTDPEILNFTLFLPNKDELSIDQAYEKMHQIMMAAFSDKIETGEVVRSYCPGTFDLSIDGKKLAGISQRRSGDAVAVMAYISITGDQKQRSQLMKDFYEISNYPVHEKISYPNIDIHCMENLDILTHQELTISLAKEKILNALITDDYSIDKTSFNIVQTSQPYREAYDKTMEDLIYKNKQLGEKNDI